CTGGGGTGCAGGTTACCGTGTTGACGCCGCGGACTGCGCTGTCGCCAACGCCAGCGCCTGGCGTCCGCGTCGTGCAGCTGCGTCCACTGCTGGCCGCGGGCAACGCTGCCTGCCTCCCTTCGGTCATTCGCCAGATCGCCGGTTACGACATTGTGCATTTGCACTACCCGTTTTTCGGTACGGCTGAATTGCTGGCCACTCGGCGTTACCTCACTGGTCCCCCAATCATTGTGCAGTATCACATGGACGTCATCGGTCGTGGGTGGCGCGCCC
The window above is part of the Candidatus Binatia bacterium genome. Proteins encoded here:
- a CDS encoding glycosyltransferase family 4 protein, producing MGTIASYEAQALAAAGVQVTVLTPRTALSPTPAPGVRVVQLRPLLAAGNAACLPSVIRQIAGYDIVHLHYPFFGTAELLATRRYLTGPPIIVQYHMDVIGRGWRAHLFRWHRRLLLPLVVHAADAIVVTSMDYARSSFLAAAMTSLRPRLIVIPAGVDL